In Deinococcus aquiradiocola, the sequence ATCTGACTGTCCGTCCAGCTGACGATGGCGTTCGCGGGCAGCACGTACCCGCCCGCACCGCCGCTGTCCGCGCCGAGCACCACGCGCGCCGTGCTCGGCCCGCCCAGGTAACGGCCCTGCACGGTCACGTTCTGGCCACGCACACCCGCAGAAGACAGTTTGAAGAGGACAGGCGTGACCGTGATTCCGGCCACCGCCTGGGTCTGGGGAGCGCAGGACGTGAACCCCAGTCCAACCACGCCGGCGGTGAGTAAAGAAGTCAGGAAGAACACACGCATGGAAAAGCCTCCGTAATCGCAGTCTAATGGAGTTCAGAATGACTGGTCAAACTCCCCCCCCCACCATCAAGCGAATACTGGTCATCTTCAATCCCAAATCCGGCAGTGGCGACAACACCGTCCTGCAATGCGCCGCGAAACTCCGCGAGGCGGGATGCGACGTGCAGGAACGCGAGCTGGAAAAGGACATCCCCGTCACCGAGTACCTGAAGGACGTCCGGGCGTACGACACGGTCATCGCGGCCGGGGGAGACGGCACCGTCAGCAGCGTCGCGTACGCCATGCGGTACACGAACGTCCCGCTGCTCGCGTACCCGGCCGGAACCGCGAACCTCATCGCGCTGAACCTCGAACTGCCCGAAGATCCCTCCCGGCTCGCCGAGATCGTCCTCGCGGCACACGCCGTTCGCATCGACCTCGGCGAACTGAAGGTCGGCGACCAGACGCACGGCTTCGCCATGCTCGCCGGAGCGGGCGCCGACGCCAGCATGATCAGGGAAAGCGAGGAACTCAAACCGAAATTCGGGGCGCTCGCGTACGCCATGAGCGCCATGCGGCAGGTCAACCCAAAGAAGACCACCTTCCACATGACCGTCGACGGCGAGGAACGCAGCGCCGAAGGGATCGGCGTGATGATCGCGAACTTCGGGAAGGCGAATTTCGGGCTGCCCATCACCAGCGACATCAGCCCCAGCGACGGCAGGTTCACGGTCGTCGTCCTGCGTGCCGGGAACGTGTTCCAGCTCCTCCCGAACCTCATCGACAGCGTCCGCAGCAAACTGAACCTCGGGGACCCCATGTTCGGCAGCGGCAACATCGAGACCTTCGAAGCGACCGAGATCCACGTGCAGAGCGACGAACCGTTCCCGCTGCAGTACGACGGCGAACTGCACGTCGAGACGACGCCGTTCAGTGCCAAGGTCCTGCCGGGCGCCATCCGGTTCGTCACGCCCGCCCGGACCGCGACCCTCAAAACCTGACCCGTCACGCGGGCACGGGGAGACGGGGAGCGGTGGGGGAGTCCACGCCGCTCCCCGTGCCCATTTCCCTCACCCGCCGGATCAGGCCGGGTGGACCTTCAGCTGCCCCAGCAGCGCCCGCAGCACGTCACTGACCGTCAGCACGCCCAGCAGTCGGCCCGCGTCGTCCGTCACGGGCAGCCCGTACACGCCCGCCCGGCGCATGGCGACCACCGCGTCCCGGAGTGACATCCCCCCATGCACACCGACCGACTCGTGCCGCATCAGGTCCGCGACCCGCAACCCCTCCAGAAAGAACCGCTCGCCGAGCAGCGTCTCGCCGTGCCCGGACGACGCCCGCTCCAGCGCCGCGTGCAGGTCCATCTCGTGCAGCACGCCCTCCAGCCGACCATCATGCACGACCGGCAGCACCCTCAGCTTCGTGATCCGTAGCCGCGCCGCCGCGTCACGGACCGGCAAGTCCGGCGTGACCGTGATCGCCGGGGACGACATGTGCAGGTCCACCACGCCCCACGCCTCCGCCCGCGCGCCCAGCAGGGCCTGCAGCACGTCGCCGCGCGTCAGCATGCCCACCAGCACCCCGTCGTCGTTCAGGACCGGCAGGCCACCCACGCGCCGGTCCAGCATCACCCGCACCGCGTCCTCCAGCGCCGACTCCTCCAGCACCGTCAGCACCGGACGGCACATCACCTCCGACACCCGCACCATGCCCGCCCGGTACGTGAACTCCCACGGGCTCAGCCCGTCGTGCAGCGGCGGCAGGTTCCGGACCACCTCGGCCTGCGTGAGGAGCCCCACCAGTTCACCGTCCATCACGACCGGCAACCGGTTCACGTCCAGGGTCCGCATGGTGACGACCGCGTCCGGCAGGGACCGGTGCGGGTGGATGGTGACGGCCTGCGGGTGCATGGCATCCTTCACGAGCATGGCGTTCCTCCTGATGCGTGGCGTGACGCCCGCATGCCGTCAGGGTGCGCGCCACGCATTACGGGCGCGTTACGCTGCACGGCGTCCCGGAGGGCCTGAACGGGACGGACTCACAGGAGGGCCGTGAAGGCCCCGGCGAGCGTGGCCGAGGGGTACGGGAAGGGTCGCCGTGCAAGCCTGCGCCTGGGCGGGTCAGGTCCCACAGTGCCTCATTCGTACTAATACCTGTTAGTACGAATACTGAAGCATGAAAGAGGCGGCCCGAGGCCGCCCCGATCAGCCCCTCCACTCAGATGTTCGGGCGGCGCGACCGGCGTTCCCGCACGCCGGCCGCGCCGAGCAGCAGCAGCGCGAGCGTCAGCGCGGGCCAGTCCCCGAACGTCACGTACACGGTGCGGCCGTTCAGGACGCGGTACGTGACGTGCAGGGCGCCCGCACCCGCGCCGAGTGTCCGGACGGGGCGGCCGAGGTCGTCGATGCTGGCGGCGACGCCCTCGTTGACGCTGCGCAGCACCCAGCGGCGCGTCTCGATGGCGCGCATGCGGCCCATCTGGAAGTGTTGCGTGACGCCCCAGCCCTTGTAC encodes:
- a CDS encoding IPT/TIG domain-containing protein codes for the protein MRVFFLTSLLTAGVVGLGFTSCAPQTQAVAGITVTPVLFKLSSAGVRGQNVTVQGRYLGGPSTARVVLGADSGGAGGYVLPANAIVSWTDSQIVFTVPANAPVGGSWLFVQVGDMRSTGLPFSVVQ
- a CDS encoding diacylglycerol/lipid kinase family protein; the protein is MTGQTPPPTIKRILVIFNPKSGSGDNTVLQCAAKLREAGCDVQERELEKDIPVTEYLKDVRAYDTVIAAGGDGTVSSVAYAMRYTNVPLLAYPAGTANLIALNLELPEDPSRLAEIVLAAHAVRIDLGELKVGDQTHGFAMLAGAGADASMIRESEELKPKFGALAYAMSAMRQVNPKKTTFHMTVDGEERSAEGIGVMIANFGKANFGLPITSDISPSDGRFTVVVLRAGNVFQLLPNLIDSVRSKLNLGDPMFGSGNIETFEATEIHVQSDEPFPLQYDGELHVETTPFSAKVLPGAIRFVTPARTATLKT
- a CDS encoding CBS domain-containing protein — protein: MLVKDAMHPQAVTIHPHRSLPDAVVTMRTLDVNRLPVVMDGELVGLLTQAEVVRNLPPLHDGLSPWEFTYRAGMVRVSEVMCRPVLTVLEESALEDAVRVMLDRRVGGLPVLNDDGVLVGMLTRGDVLQALLGARAEAWGVVDLHMSSPAITVTPDLPVRDAAARLRITKLRVLPVVHDGRLEGVLHEMDLHAALERASSGHGETLLGERFFLEGLRVADLMRHESVGVHGGMSLRDAVVAMRRAGVYGLPVTDDAGRLLGVLTVSDVLRALLGQLKVHPA